The Pseudodesulfovibrio sediminis genome includes the window AATACGTCAGTGTATATGCCTGTCTGAGGGGCCTGTCAAAAAGCGATCAGGACAGCCGGTCAACGGCTTGGACAGCAAGGGTCACAATCTCCGCGAGACTCGCACCTTCAAGAGCAGCATCCGCGCACCCTTCGTACAGATGCGCCCGCGCGTCCAGAATCTCTCTGACCTCATCCACCACGGATTTCCCCGTCAACGAAGGCCGCTGGGCTTCATTCGGATCATTCATGAGACGCCGTGCCAACTCCTCGGCTTCTGCCTTGAGGTACAGGGTCACCCCCGATGCGAGGACAGCTCTGTTTTCCTCGCGCAGTATTATCCCGCCACCACAGCCGATGACACGACCACCGGGAGTGGCCTCGCGAACCAGGGTCTCCACCTCGCGGTCACGGAAGGCCTCCCAGCCGTTCTGCTCGACATAATCGGCAATCTCCATACCCACGGCCTGAACCAGCGCGTGATCGGTATCAACGAAATCAACACCAAGCCGTTCAGCCAGCTTTCGGCCGACACTTGTCTTGCCACAGGCACGGGGACCAATGAGAAAAATATTCTTTGCTGCCATGACCGGGACCGTAGTGGAATTTTGCGCCATCTTCAATCGTTGCGTGGACATAATTCCACTTCAACCGCAACGAACAATCCATCCGTATACCATCATGTCTGATAGCAAACGGCGCACTGGGCGTTCATTTTTTACTTGCCAAACGAATAAGTAGTAACTATTATCAAGCCATGAAGACAGAAAAGAAGTGTACCCAAATGCGTGAAGTTGCCATTGAGCTGGGCGATTGCCGCTCATGCCAGGGCTGTATCGACCTGAACCCCGACGTCTTTGAATGGGATGAGGCTCTGGACATGCCTTTTGTCTGCCGGTCCAAGGTGACAGAAGAAGAAGTCCGGGACATCATGAATACCTGTCCGGAGGGGTGCATCGTCTTTGTGGATTGTTAAAGACCAACCGACTTTCAACCCAAAAGAGCCAGGCATATGCCTGGCTCTTTTGGGTTGAAAACACCTACTTCTTTGGCGGCATGGGCGGCAACGAACAGGACTCGCTGCAACAGGTGCCATAGATGAACCCGCAATAGGTATGGAATACCCGTGTCTGCTTTTCTCGTTGCTCATCGGACAATGGTTCAACCTTGGCCTTTGTGACCATTTTGAGAAGATCCGCATAATCGGGCACCGCGGCCATGGACCTGGCAAAAACATCGCCAGTCATGACATCCATGAGTGAGGCATCCATGGTGTCGGTGATCAACGCATACGGCACAGGGCCGCCTTTAATGAGCCTCCCCGCACACACGGTTTCACGCTCAAAGGTCCCCACATCCCCGGCACAAAACAGAATAATGAAGATCGGCTTGCCCTGCTCATCATAGAGTACGAAATCAATGGGCCGCTCGTAGTCCTCGCCATCCACGCAATAGGAAAGCGGCACCTTGGCCTTGAAGCGGTCCTTGGGATAGCCTTTCTCTTCCACCAACAACTTGACCAGGAGCTGACGAAACTCTTCAAAAGTCGTCTCGTCTATCTCTTCGCCACTGAGATAATCGCGGAGTGTTCCGCCCAAACTTGATTCATGCATACAATCACATCCTTATATCCACAAAATAACTCCCCTCCCCGCATGTTGCAAGGGAAGGGAGACAAGTTAATCTGAAAACAGGGTACGCCGCATCAATGACGAATCAAGCAGCCTGCCCCCTTCCCAAATCGGCATTGCGATTCATGGGACATACTTCAACCTGACACTTCTTACAGATTCGCAAGACAAGCCCCAGAAAACAGCCCCCGGAAAAAATCACATATAAAGACAATAGCCAAAGGCTGGAAACAAGCCAGTAAACCGGAATAGCCACTGTGCCGAACACAGCGCCAAAGAGAATGAGACGTTCCCAGCCATTCAACGGACCGGACCTTGCTGAGACAAACGTCTGCACAATTGGGGCTGGAGCAAACAGGCAATCATCGGCCTGGAAAAGATGGGGACAGCGCGAACAGACCGTGTATCGCATGAGCAGGTAATAACTGCCGACAGCATACCCAAGATACACCAGGGCAAGCACCAAGCTCGACAACCAGATGGCATACGCACCTATCAGCACCCCCAATATGAACGTCGTTCTGGCAAATAGCTTCTCTTTGAAACTGAATGTGCAGACATTGCTGCAACCGCTGTCCTTGGTCATAGTATTCATCTTTCACCTCCACGATCCGAACATCAGTAGCCACTATTTTCATAGTGATTACAAAGAGATATTCGACATTTCAGCTGTTCATAGATTCGCAACAAACCATAGCGTGTTCTATCCAGAAAAATCATATCAGGATTCATGGTGAAGTGACTTCTTTGCTTGAGCATGGCTCGCATTATCTCCTTGCCTTCACTGATGAACCCCGTCTCAACTCCAAAATCGAAATACTCCGATTCATACAATCGGCCAAGCCACTTACCAAAGGCGTAGGCACACTCGAATATTGCTTCCTCCACTTCGGGGCCAAGCTCTTTATCCACAACGTGCATATCGCGTAGCGCGGCAAAATACGCGGCCTTGTCGCCGCTTATGATGATCTGTGGGAGTCGACGATAGAGTTGAACAAATTCAGGAGTAAACCGTTTGACACAGCCATAATCCACCAACCCGATGGAAAGATCATCCCGGATAAGGTAATTTCCAGGATTGGGATCAGCATGAATGCACGTCAATTCATACAGACTTTTCAAAAAGATACGGTTGAGCCGCCGCGCCACCGTGTCCCGATCCTCCTGGGGAGGAGATGTCGCCAGCCAGTGATTCAAGGGTTGCCCCTCCATGAACGACATGCACAAAACCCGATCAGTACACAACCCTTCATACACCTGTGGTATACTGACATTTTCCAGTTCAAGATTATCACTGAAGAATTGCATGTTGCTTGCTTCAGCCAGATAATCGGTCTCTTCCATGAAACGATGCTCAATCTCCTTGATGGCTGGCTTCATCGCCTTGTAGTCGGCAAAAGGACGCAACACTCCCCGAAGAAGTCGAATATCATCATGAATGGTCTGTCGAATGGTCGGATACTGCACCTTTAGCGCAAGTGCTTTGCCCTCCAAATCTTCAGCTCGATGGACCTGCCCGAGACTGGCCGCAGCAAAAGCGGCAGAATCGAACGAGCGGAACACTTCTTCCGGGCGTGTCCCATACGCGTTGACAAGGAGCTTGTGCGCCATGGCTCTATTCATGGGCGGAACATCGGTGTAGGACTTCTCCAACTGAGCACAGATCTCGGGCGGAAAGATGTCCAACTCCAAACTGAGTAACTGGGCGATCTTCAATGCCGTTCCTTTAAGCCGACTTAATCCGGTGAACAAAACCTCCGCATTTTTCTCATGCATGTTTTTTTTGTTTTGCGTCCTGCCGGATTCCGATGCAAAGGGCTTGCTGGCCGCATACTTGAGATATGTACCGCCCATACGGGCAGCCATACCACTGTAGGCCAGACCACGCGCCATTCTTCCCTTGGGTGTTTCATCGTGCTGGGTCATAGCTCATAAACTCATCTTTGATTCGGGAAAAGGTATCCCGTTCATCCATGATCATCTCAATCCGACTCAATACATGCGATTTGAACAGAAAAGAGGCTAACCCCGTGACTTTGTCCAGCACGCCCGACTTGAGCATGGTGTAGCCCAGGTCGAGGCTTTTATCGATGAACACCGTGGTATTGGAGAACTGCTCGGATTCATCCTTGAGCCAATATAACGTTGTCGCGATGAAGAAATCCCAAATACATTGGTAAACCAGATCCTTGAACATAAAATCTGCCAACTCGCCTGAATCCGCTGCAGCCTGGAACTGCTCGCCGATGATATGAAGGAACCGGGCACGAATTGCACGGACACCTTTACCCCCTGGCACGGGACGGAAGAAGACCGAAGCAAAGGTTTCGGCCACAAATTCGCGATCCGCCAGATACCCTTCGAGAACAGTTTCAAATAACAGTTGCAGCTTTTCACGCAGATCGAACTGCTCGTAATCATCCACTTCCATCAAAGTCTGTAACGCACTGTTCAATGACTCTTCGTAATACCCGTAGATCAGCGCTTCCTTTGTGGGGAAATAATTGTAGATGGTCGCATCCCCGACCCCGGCCTTTCGAGCCACTGCCCGCATACTCATGGATTTGAATCCACTTTCAATCATCAAATCCACGGCGGCAGCCAGAATAGCTCGTCTATTTTCCGCTTTCTGCTTCGCATTGATTTTCACATCAGACCTCGACTGCTATTGATTAAATCCATCTTTTATGATTATTTTATATAGCAGTTACACATTGGAGTCAAGTAGGCACATGAAATCAAGTGTGTGTAAACAAAAAATGAAGCAAACTCCGGAGGTATCTATGACAACCCCT containing:
- a CDS encoding type I restriction enzyme HsdR N-terminal domain-containing protein, producing the protein MHESSLGGTLRDYLSGEEIDETTFEEFRQLLVKLLVEEKGYPKDRFKAKVPLSYCVDGEDYERPIDFVLYDEQGKPIFIILFCAGDVGTFERETVCAGRLIKGGPVPYALITDTMDASLMDVMTGDVFARSMAAVPDYADLLKMVTKAKVEPLSDEQREKQTRVFHTYCGFIYGTCCSESCSLPPMPPKK
- a CDS encoding TetR/AcrR family transcriptional regulator, coding for MKINAKQKAENRRAILAAAVDLMIESGFKSMSMRAVARKAGVGDATIYNYFPTKEALIYGYYEESLNSALQTLMEVDDYEQFDLREKLQLLFETVLEGYLADREFVAETFASVFFRPVPGGKGVRAIRARFLHIIGEQFQAAADSGELADFMFKDLVYQCIWDFFIATTLYWLKDESEQFSNTTVFIDKSLDLGYTMLKSGVLDKVTGLASFLFKSHVLSRIEMIMDERDTFSRIKDEFMSYDPAR
- the aroL gene encoding shikimate kinase AroL — protein: MSTQRLKMAQNSTTVPVMAAKNIFLIGPRACGKTSVGRKLAERLGVDFVDTDHALVQAVGMEIADYVEQNGWEAFRDREVETLVREATPGGRVIGCGGGIILREENRAVLASGVTLYLKAEAEELARRLMNDPNEAQRPSLTGKSVVDEVREILDARAHLYEGCADAALEGASLAEIVTLAVQAVDRLS
- a CDS encoding ABC1 kinase family protein — encoded protein: MTQHDETPKGRMARGLAYSGMAARMGGTYLKYAASKPFASESGRTQNKKNMHEKNAEVLFTGLSRLKGTALKIAQLLSLELDIFPPEICAQLEKSYTDVPPMNRAMAHKLLVNAYGTRPEEVFRSFDSAAFAAASLGQVHRAEDLEGKALALKVQYPTIRQTIHDDIRLLRGVLRPFADYKAMKPAIKEIEHRFMEETDYLAEASNMQFFSDNLELENVSIPQVYEGLCTDRVLCMSFMEGQPLNHWLATSPPQEDRDTVARRLNRIFLKSLYELTCIHADPNPGNYLIRDDLSIGLVDYGCVKRFTPEFVQLYRRLPQIIISGDKAAYFAALRDMHVVDKELGPEVEEAIFECAYAFGKWLGRLYESEYFDFGVETGFISEGKEIMRAMLKQRSHFTMNPDMIFLDRTRYGLLRIYEQLKCRISLCNHYENSGY
- a CDS encoding 4Fe-4S domain-containing protein, which produces MREVAIELGDCRSCQGCIDLNPDVFEWDEALDMPFVCRSKVTEEEVRDIMNTCPEGCIVFVDC